The Salvia miltiorrhiza cultivar Shanhuang (shh) chromosome 2, IMPLAD_Smil_shh, whole genome shotgun sequence DNA window taagatttattttttatatataggtATTCATTTGGTGAAATCTCATAGAAAATTAATGTGGGATGATAAAATATACTAAGATTATATACTTATTTAAGTTCTCCAATAGGTagaatactaaaaaaaaaaaaaaacaatgtagGATTATTCGTTAAAATAATTAGAATGAAGGAGAATATATTcaaagatttttttaaaaacgcGACTTTTGAATGTCATATAAGTAAatcttattttcttattatataaAAGGTGTTATGAAAATAagaattgtaattatttttttgtttcaaaTGAAGGAGATTTGATACAATTTGACctatataaaaaaacaaaatatatcaTGTTATATATGTTGTCAAATTAATAAAGACTAAAAATGAttgaataatattaaaaattacacattatatatctaattagtcattttacaaaaattctTCCACTGGTAATTAAAATACTTTTAAATTTAAACTTTCTAAAtaaatttctcaataaaaataCAACTATTTGTTTggccaactaattaattaattggccaaattaaattgatgatGCAAAACaattatgaaatgaaaagtGATGGGGAGTAAAGTATGCGTATACCTAGGACGCAGCAAGGGTCGAGGGGCAGAGCTGGAGTTGAGCACAAGAGGATTGCCCTTATTAGTATTCTCTAAGGAGTTATCACCCAGCGAAAGCATCTGCGGATTATCAATGGTATTTCTGCTAAGCGAGCGAGCAGCCCTGCAAGTCCCAGCTGCACAGGAGTGTGGCAGCGCTGCATAATAGATAAAATCCGACAGACTACTGACACATTCGACAGCTACCTATGCGAGGCTTTCTCTCTAATTAACCTGGTGATCGTACAAGGATGATGGATGACTTCTTTGCCCATCTTGTATATCTCTATAAATAGGAGTCTTATCTCTCATTGTAACGTTACGTGATATGAAATACAACACCCTTACTCTTATCACACGACTGGTGTTTAATCTGAATATTTAGTTCGAAAATTAACATAAGGTTATTTAGGTAAATtcttttttaatgtaattatgGGTTGACcgaatttattatattttttagtaGAGTTATGAATAATTTTGTATCATAATGTCGACGGTTATCAATTGTTATGTTTCaatagtttttatttagttaaatgGGTTAATAGTCGGAAAATCCATgaattttttccattttttggtTTATATCACGaccataaaatttgaattccaAATACACCAATTTGTAATTGGTTCGCAATTATCCCACGACGAAGGACTTCGGCGAAATCGAAAGTGATGTGGCAAGTACGTGGCAAAATCAGAACTGATGAGTCAATTTCTTACAGAAAACGACGTTGGTTcattaataattaaaagcagtttatatttaattaagagtaaaagataaattaaaaaacatAAATCCCCCAACGTCACCCCATCCCCCTTGCCAATCCCCACCTTCGCCGGACCCTCCCATGGTTCCCCACCTTTGCCGGACCCTCCCATGGTTCCCTACCTTCGTTGGACCCTCTCATTGTTCCCCCATCGCCGCCGAGCCCATCGGGCAATATAGAGGTCGTGGTCCTCAAAAATGCGGAATTACATAGGCCCACATCGTCGGAGTACAGAATCGACGATGGCAAGGATGGCGGCGTCGCAATCTTCAGAGGAGATACGCGACGGTGAATTCGGGTTTGGGTTTTGGATTTGAGGAGAAATCGAGCCCTAATCCCTTGTCGATTTTTTAGTACTGGAGAGTGGTGTTTGAGGCTATTGGTGCGTCGATTCTGTTGGTGGGAGAGGGCGGTGGAGGAAGAGAGTCGTGGGGAGTGCGGCAGAGGGGGAGGTCTGTTGGCCACCCAACGACGGAGGAGGGTATGGAGAAATTGATGGTCTGCGGAAGAGGGCGGCGAAGGTGATGATGGCAGGCGGCAACGTGGGGCGACATCCAACAAGAGGCGCCCAGATCCACCTAGATACGCCGCCACAACGGCCACTCCACTCCGTCCTCGTCAGGCGGCGGTGATGGCAGGCGGCAACAAGGCCTTCgccagtggcggatccaggatttatAAGTTGGGGGTACGAAAAAATAATCTCATAAAATCAAATGTaaaatatactttaatgttaaaagTACTATATCATCAAACATTATTCAAAGATAGTTAGatgcaaaagaaaattaaataactaTATATCTAGTTTATCTTCCGACGAGTCTTCATTTCTTCAAAACGTTTGACGACCTATCATCGGAAACTTGTAGAAACATATATTTCTCAATGAAAGTGACCAAACAATCATTTAATACTTGATCCCCCATGCTATTTCGCAACTTATTCTTGACCTAAGTCATTCCAGAAAACACTCTCTCCACACTTGCAGTGGCAACCGGAAGAATTAATATCAACTTAATTAGCAAAAACACTAGAGGATAAGTCATATGTCTCTTTGTTTCAACAAGCTTCATCGAAAGAGAACTAATATCATCCAAATTTTGAAACTCATTATCTCTTCTCATATCTTCCATGaatatggcaagttgacatTCAAGAGTTAACAAATCAATGCTTGAAAATTCGGAGGGATAAAAAGTTGCAAGTTTGAGTACTTTTTCCTTGTCATAAGAAGAGAAGCCATCTTTAGGATTTAATGAAGCCATGCATCGGTTGTCAAGTTCTTGAAGTAGTAAATCAATTACTTCTATAAACACATCAACccgaaaatgatgaagatatGAAACTTGTTGAGCAAACCGCTTTGATCTTCCTTGAGGGATATAACAAGCCTCCATGTCCGGAACAACAATCTCATTATCATTGCAAAATGAGATTACTTTATTCAAGTGAGTCTCCCATCCATCATCTCTCATTTTCTGTAATGTCACTTTGGTCAAAGTGACAAGTCTCATAGCACTAACAATATCTTAATCTTTTCTTTGCAAAGCAAGACATAAATCATTAGTGTACCCAAATATAGTAGTCATTAGATGTgccaaaaacacaaaattaaatGACTCTAGTGAGTACAAGAACCTTAACAATTGTAGAAAACAAGTTCATGACATTCAAAAGACTTTTGTAATGAGAACTCCAACGAGTTTCTATGGGCCTCTTCAAACCAAGTTCTTGATTTAATCCCGATCTCGTTTCAAGTTCACCAGTTTCCAAAGCTTGAGCAACTTTTTGTGCTTGAAACTCTTGAATCATTTCTCATCTCTTACAAGAAACACCAATCACATTCAACAAGATTGCAAACGTATCAAAAAGCCAAACACACTCATTGTTCTTTTTGGCAATGGCTACAAGAGTTAGTTGAAGTTGATGAGCAAAGCAATGGACATAGTAAGCACTTGGAGTATCTCCCCTAATCAAAGTCTTGAGGTCATTTATCTCACCCTTCATGTTACTAGCCCCATCATATCCTTGCCCTCGAATCTTGGATGGACTCAATGAATGTTCAACAAGTAAGGACATAATAGCACTTCTAAGAGACAAAGCCGTGGTATCACCAACATGAACAAGTCTCAAAAATTGTTTTACCACCTTTCCCATTTTTTCTTCAACATAACGCAAACAAAGAGCTAGTTGTTCCTTTTGGGACACATCACTAGACTCGTCGGCCAATATAGCAAAGTAGCCATCACCTAGCTCCTCCACAATTCGCTTAGTTGTTTCTTTAGCACAACAATTGATAATATCTTTTTGAATAATTGGAGATATCAATTGACAATTGCCGGGAGCATTTTCAAAAGTGACCTTTGTGATAACTTCATTATGTGTGTTTAACCATTTCAAAAGTTCAAGAAAATTTCCCCTATTAAGGGATTCTTCATTTTCTCTATGTCCACGAAATGCCATCCCCTGTCCCAATAAAAAGCGCAAACAAGAAATTGAAGCTTTCAAACGAATTTCATACTCTCTTTGAATCACATCAGTGGCATTTTCAAAGGAAATAAGaattgattttttcttcccatcTCTTAAGTTTGCATATTTCTCATAAGCAAGATTGTGAGCACTTTTAACACCACCAACATGTTTCAGAAATCTTTCGGGTTTATTCCATGGCTTAAATCCTCCACTAACAAATGCATCTCCACCAACATTAATCTCAACTTTATTCTTGAACAAatagcaaataaaataaaatgcgGCATCTTTCTTAATACTATATTCAAGCCAATCCCATTTTTCAAACCAAGAAGCACTAAATCGACGCAAACCTCCAAGGTCTTTGCGAGGAAAATCATGAGTTTTTGGTTGACAAGAC harbors:
- the LOC131009781 gene encoding uncharacterized protein LOC131009781, with the translated sequence MNYPPNERDAVRRAYILKKSCQPKTHDFPRKDLGGLRRFSASWFEKWDWLEYSIKKDAAFYFICYLFKNKVEINVGGDAFVSGGFKPWNKPERFLKHVGGVKSAHNLAYEKYANLRDGKKKSILISFENATDVIQREYEIRLKASISCLRFLLGQGMAFRGHRENEESLNRGNFLELLKWLNTHNEVITKVTFENAPGNCQLISPIIQKDIINCCAKETTKRIVEELGDGYFAILADESSDVSQKEQLALCLRYVEEKMGKVVKQFLRLVHVGDTTALSLRSAIMSLLVEHSLSPSKIRGQGYDGASNMKGEINDLKTLIRGDTPSAYYVHCFAHQLQLTLVAIAKKNNECVWLFDTFAILLNVIGVSCKR